The Pseudomonas triclosanedens genome has a window encoding:
- the paaE gene encoding 1,2-phenylacetyl-CoA epoxidase subunit PaaE, whose translation MSRFHSLKIKEVRAETRDAVSIAFDVPTDLADSFHFQQGQHLVVRAQLDGEEVRRSYSICSGVNDGELRVAIKRVPGGRFSAYANDALKAGSSLEVMPPSGHFNVALDPTRHGNYLAVAAGSGITPILSIIKTTLETEPHSRVTLLYGNRSSNAAMFREQLEDLKNRYLQRLNLIFVFSREQQDVDLYNGRIDADKCGQLFSRWLDVGSLDAAFICGPQAMTETVRDQLQGNGMPAERIHFELFAAQGSQSKREAREAAAASDSRMSQVTVISDGRELSFELARNSISILDAGNAQGAELPYSCKAGVCSTCKCKVVEGEVEMDSNFALEDYEVAAGYVLSCQCFPLTDKVVLDFDQL comes from the coding sequence ATGAGCAGATTCCATAGTTTGAAGATCAAGGAAGTGCGCGCGGAAACCCGCGACGCCGTGTCCATCGCCTTCGACGTTCCGACGGACCTGGCCGACAGCTTCCACTTCCAGCAGGGCCAGCATCTGGTGGTGCGCGCCCAGCTCGACGGCGAGGAGGTTCGCCGCTCCTATTCCATCTGCAGCGGCGTCAACGACGGCGAACTGCGTGTGGCGATCAAGCGCGTGCCCGGCGGTCGGTTCTCGGCCTATGCAAACGATGCCCTGAAGGCCGGCTCCAGCCTGGAAGTGATGCCGCCATCCGGCCATTTCAACGTCGCCCTGGACCCGACGCGCCACGGCAACTACCTCGCAGTGGCCGCCGGCAGCGGCATCACGCCGATCCTGTCGATCATCAAGACCACCCTGGAAACCGAGCCTCACAGCCGCGTCACCCTGCTCTACGGCAACCGCTCCAGCAACGCCGCGATGTTCCGCGAGCAATTGGAGGACCTGAAGAACCGCTACCTGCAACGCCTCAACCTGATCTTCGTATTCAGCCGCGAGCAGCAGGACGTCGACCTCTACAACGGCCGTATCGACGCCGACAAGTGCGGACAGCTATTCAGCCGCTGGCTCGACGTGGGGAGCCTGGACGCCGCTTTCATCTGCGGCCCGCAGGCGATGACCGAGACCGTGCGCGACCAGCTCCAGGGCAACGGCATGCCGGCCGAGCGCATCCACTTCGAACTGTTCGCCGCCCAGGGCAGCCAGAGCAAGCGCGAAGCCCGCGAGGCCGCCGCTGCGAGCGATAGCAGGATGAGCCAGGTCACCGTCATCAGCGATGGCCGCGAGCTGTCTTTCGAACTGGCCCGCAACAGTATCAGCATCCTCGATGCCGGCAACGCCCAGGGCGCAGAACTGCCCTACTCCTGCAAGGCAGGCGTGTGCTCGACCTGCAAGTGCAAGGTGGTCGAAGGCGAGGTGGAAATGGACAGCAACTTCGCCCTGGAAGACTACGAGGTCGCCGCCGGCTACGTACTGAGCTGCCAGTGCTTCCCACTGACCGACAAGGTAGTGCTCGACTTCGACCAGCTCTGA
- the paaD gene encoding 1,2-phenylacetyl-CoA epoxidase subunit PaaD translates to MQPGELIGSDRGARAGTADDLSHAWRVLGAVMDPEVPVVSVVDLGIVRGLDWRDGHLHVVVTPTYSGCPATEVIEQDIQHALEHAGFASPRLERRLNPAWTTDWISASGRKALREYGIAPPAGSTSKRSLLGETQEVRCPQCGSLHTEQLSQFGSTACKALYRCIDCREPFDYFKCI, encoded by the coding sequence ATGCAACCTGGTGAGCTGATTGGCAGCGACCGCGGCGCACGCGCCGGCACCGCCGACGACCTCAGCCACGCCTGGCGAGTGCTTGGCGCGGTAATGGACCCGGAGGTGCCGGTGGTCAGCGTGGTCGACCTGGGAATAGTGCGCGGGCTCGACTGGCGGGATGGACACCTGCATGTGGTAGTCACCCCCACCTACTCCGGCTGCCCGGCCACCGAGGTCATCGAGCAGGACATCCAGCACGCCCTGGAGCACGCAGGCTTTGCCTCGCCACGCCTGGAGCGCCGGCTGAACCCGGCCTGGACCACCGACTGGATCAGCGCCAGCGGGCGCAAGGCGCTGCGCGAGTACGGCATCGCACCGCCGGCGGGCAGCACCAGCAAGCGCAGCCTGCTCGGCGAGACGCAGGAAGTGCGCTGCCCGCAATGCGGCAGCCTGCATACCGAACAGCTCAGCCAGTTCGGCTCGACCGCCTGCAAGGCACTGTACCGCTGCATCGACTGCCGCGAACCCTTCGACTACTTCAAGTGCATCTAG
- the paaC gene encoding 1,2-phenylacetyl-CoA epoxidase subunit PaaC, with protein MNPNADKIEYLLRLADSALIQGQRLCEWCGHAPALEEELALMNVGLDLVGQARNWYEYAAELLNDSRDADHLAFRRDERAFRNLLLVEQPNGDFAVTMTRQFLYDAWHFHVLDALSASRDERIAAIAAKAFKEVTYHLRRSGQWVQRLGDGTEESHARMLAAIPQVWRFTVELCNSDDIEQRLSAEGIAPNPEELAAAWKAKVADIFAAATLPLPEPAVNFYLSGRRGVHTEHLGILLAEMQFLQRAYPDATW; from the coding sequence ATGAACCCGAACGCTGACAAGATCGAATACCTGCTGCGCCTCGCCGACAGCGCCCTGATCCAGGGCCAGCGCCTGTGCGAATGGTGCGGCCACGCCCCGGCGCTGGAGGAAGAACTGGCGCTGATGAACGTCGGCCTCGACCTGGTAGGCCAGGCGCGCAACTGGTACGAATACGCCGCCGAACTGCTGAACGATAGCCGCGACGCCGACCACCTTGCATTCCGCCGCGACGAACGCGCCTTCCGCAACCTGCTGCTGGTGGAACAGCCCAACGGCGACTTCGCCGTCACCATGACCAGGCAGTTCCTCTACGACGCCTGGCACTTCCATGTACTCGACGCCCTGAGCGCCTCCCGCGACGAGCGCATCGCAGCCATCGCCGCCAAGGCGTTCAAGGAAGTCACCTACCATCTGCGTCGCTCTGGCCAGTGGGTGCAACGCCTGGGCGACGGCACCGAAGAGAGCCACGCGCGCATGCTCGCAGCCATACCGCAGGTGTGGCGCTTTACCGTCGAGCTGTGCAACTCGGATGACATCGAGCAGCGCCTGTCCGCCGAAGGCATCGCGCCGAACCCGGAGGAACTCGCTGCCGCCTGGAAAGCCAAGGTCGCCGACATCTTCGCCGCCGCGACCCTGCCGCTGCCCGAGCCGGCGGTGAACTTCTACCTCAGCGGTCGTCGCGGCGTGCATACCGAGCACCTGGGCATCCTCCTCGCCGAGATGCAGTTCCTCCAGCGAGCCTACCCCGATGCAACCTGGTGA
- the paaB gene encoding 1,2-phenylacetyl-CoA epoxidase subunit PaaB yields the protein MSEWTLFEVFVRSKHGLNHKHVGSVHAADAAMAIENARELYTRRNEGVSLWVVPSALITASSPDEKDPLFEPSQDKVYRHASFYELPPEVGHM from the coding sequence ATGAGTGAGTGGACCCTTTTTGAAGTTTTTGTGCGCAGCAAGCACGGCCTGAACCACAAGCACGTTGGCAGCGTCCACGCCGCCGACGCCGCCATGGCCATCGAGAACGCCCGCGAGCTGTACACCCGCCGCAACGAAGGCGTGAGCCTGTGGGTGGTGCCCTCCGCGCTGATCACCGCCTCCTCCCCCGACGAGAAGGACCCGCTGTTCGAACCGTCGCAGGACAAGGTCTACCGCCACGCCAGCTTCTACGAGCTGCCGCCCGAAGTCGGCCACATGTGA
- the paaA gene encoding 1,2-phenylacetyl-CoA epoxidase subunit PaaA encodes MYAQLVETGVKRVKTLDEMSPEERAFQEKIDAEIKIEAKNWMPDAYRQTLIRQISQHAHSEIVGMLPEGNWVTRAPTLKRKLQLMAKIQDEAGHGLYLYSAMETLGADRDEEVARLHSGKAKYSSIFNYPTLNWADMGAVGWLVDGAAIVNQVVLQRTSYGPYSRAMIRICKEESFHQRQGYEILLTMMRHGNQAQKDMVQDAINRLWWPALMMFGPSDEHSPNSAQSMAWKIKRQSNDELRQRFIDQTVPQLELLGCTAPDPHLKWNEERGHYDFGDIQWEEFYEVLKGNGPCNAERIATRRKAIEEGAWVREAAVAYARKQQQKKAAA; translated from the coding sequence ATGTACGCACAACTGGTTGAGACCGGCGTGAAGCGCGTGAAGACGCTGGACGAGATGTCGCCCGAAGAGCGCGCCTTCCAGGAGAAGATCGATGCCGAGATCAAGATCGAAGCGAAGAACTGGATGCCCGACGCCTATCGCCAGACGTTGATCCGGCAGATTTCCCAGCACGCCCACTCCGAGATCGTCGGCATGCTGCCCGAGGGCAACTGGGTGACCCGCGCGCCAACGCTCAAGCGCAAGCTGCAACTGATGGCGAAGATCCAGGATGAAGCCGGCCACGGCCTGTACCTTTACAGCGCGATGGAAACCCTGGGCGCGGACCGCGACGAGGAAGTGGCACGGCTGCATTCGGGCAAGGCCAAGTACTCCAGCATCTTCAACTACCCGACGCTGAACTGGGCCGACATGGGCGCGGTGGGATGGCTGGTGGATGGCGCGGCAATCGTCAACCAGGTAGTGCTCCAGCGCACCTCCTATGGCCCCTACTCCCGCGCGATGATCCGCATCTGCAAGGAAGAGAGCTTCCACCAGCGCCAGGGCTACGAAATCCTCCTGACCATGATGCGCCACGGCAACCAGGCGCAGAAGGACATGGTCCAGGACGCCATCAACCGTCTCTGGTGGCCGGCGCTGATGATGTTCGGGCCCAGCGACGAGCATTCTCCCAACAGCGCCCAGTCGATGGCATGGAAGATCAAGCGGCAGAGCAATGACGAGCTGCGCCAGCGCTTCATCGACCAGACAGTGCCGCAACTGGAGCTGCTCGGCTGCACAGCTCCCGACCCGCACCTGAAGTGGAACGAGGAACGCGGCCACTACGACTTCGGCGACATCCAGTGGGAAGAATTCTACGAAGTGCTCAAGGGCAACGGCCCGTGCAACGCCGAGCGCATCGCCACACGCCGCAAGGCCATCGAAGAAGGCGCCTGGGTCCGCGAAGCCGCGGTCGCCTATGCCCGCAAACAACAACAGAAGAAAGCCGCAGCCTAA
- a CDS encoding DUF1428 domain-containing protein, giving the protein MTYVDGFLVPVPEARREQYLELARKAAQVFRSHGALSVVECWGDDVPDGKVTSFPLAVQLKEGEAVVFSWITWASKEARDAGMKASMEDPRMKPDFENMPFDGQRMIFGGFRVLVDA; this is encoded by the coding sequence ATGACCTATGTGGATGGCTTTCTCGTACCCGTACCCGAGGCCAGGCGCGAGCAGTACCTCGAACTCGCGCGCAAGGCTGCACAGGTGTTCCGCTCGCACGGCGCGCTCAGCGTCGTCGAGTGCTGGGGCGACGACGTACCGGATGGCAAGGTGACGTCCTTCCCTCTCGCGGTACAGCTCAAGGAAGGAGAGGCCGTGGTGTTCTCCTGGATCACCTGGGCCAGCAAGGAAGCGCGGGATGCCGGAATGAAGGCAAGCATGGAAGACCCGCGCATGAAGCCGGACTTCGAGAACATGCCGTTCGACGGACAGCGCATGATCTTCGGCGGCTTCCGCGTGCTGGTAGACGCCTGA
- the paaK gene encoding phenylacetate--CoA ligase PaaK: MNMYHDAERALLDPMETASIDELRRHQLDRLRWSLKHAYDNVPLYRKRFADASVHPDDLKSLDDLAKFPFTGKNDLRDNYPYGMFAVPQEEIVRLHASSGTTGKPTVVGYTQNDIDTWANVVARSIRAAGGRKGDKVHVSYGYGLFTGGLGAHYGAERLGCTVIPMSGGQTEKQVQLIRDFQPDIIMVTPSYMLNIADEIERQGVDPHSLKLRLGIFGAEPWTAELRRAVEERMGITALDIYGLSEIMGPGVAMECSETKDGPTVWEDHFYPEIIDPATGAVLPDGEYGELVFTSLSKEALPMVRYRTRDLTRLLPGTARPMRRIDKITGRSDDMLIIRGVNVFPTQVEEQVLKIKQLAECYEIHLHRNGNLDCIDVHVELRHDLQAMSADEQKAIGSELGKQIKTHIGVSARVLVQPSHSLKRSEGKACHVYDNRPKS; the protein is encoded by the coding sequence ATGAACATGTACCATGATGCCGAACGTGCCCTGCTTGACCCGATGGAAACCGCCAGTATCGACGAGCTGCGCCGTCATCAGCTGGACCGTCTGCGCTGGAGCCTCAAGCACGCCTACGACAACGTTCCGCTGTACCGCAAGCGCTTCGCCGATGCCAGCGTGCACCCGGACGATCTGAAATCCCTCGACGATCTGGCGAAATTCCCCTTCACCGGCAAGAACGACCTGCGCGACAACTACCCCTACGGCATGTTCGCAGTGCCCCAGGAGGAGATCGTGCGCCTGCACGCCTCCAGCGGCACCACCGGCAAGCCCACCGTGGTCGGCTACACGCAGAACGACATCGACACCTGGGCCAACGTGGTCGCCCGCTCCATCCGTGCCGCCGGTGGCCGCAAGGGCGACAAGGTACATGTCTCCTACGGCTACGGCCTGTTCACCGGCGGCCTGGGCGCGCACTACGGTGCCGAGCGCCTGGGTTGCACCGTGATCCCCATGTCCGGCGGCCAGACCGAGAAGCAGGTTCAACTGATCCGCGACTTCCAGCCGGACATCATCATGGTCACCCCGTCCTACATGCTCAACATCGCCGACGAGATCGAGCGCCAGGGTGTCGACCCGCACAGCCTCAAGCTGCGCCTGGGCATCTTCGGTGCCGAACCCTGGACCGCCGAGCTGCGCCGCGCCGTGGAAGAGCGCATGGGCATCACCGCCCTGGACATCTATGGCCTCTCGGAAATCATGGGGCCTGGCGTGGCGATGGAATGCTCCGAGACCAAGGACGGCCCGACCGTCTGGGAAGACCACTTCTACCCCGAGATCATCGACCCCGCGACTGGCGCCGTGCTGCCCGACGGCGAGTACGGCGAGCTGGTGTTCACCTCGCTGTCCAAGGAAGCGCTGCCGATGGTCCGCTACCGCACCCGCGACCTGACCCGCCTGCTGCCGGGCACCGCGCGGCCGATGCGGCGCATCGACAAGATCACCGGGCGCAGCGACGACATGCTGATCATCCGCGGGGTAAACGTGTTCCCCACGCAGGTCGAGGAGCAAGTGCTGAAGATCAAGCAGTTGGCCGAGTGCTACGAGATCCACCTGCACCGCAACGGCAACCTCGACTGCATCGATGTGCACGTCGAATTGCGCCACGACCTGCAAGCCATGTCGGCGGATGAGCAGAAAGCCATCGGCAGCGAACTGGGCAAGCAGATCAAGACCCACATCGGCGTCAGCGCCCGCGTCCTGGTACAGCCGTCCCACAGCCTCAAGCGCTCCGAAGGCAAGGCCTGCCACGTGTACGACAACCGCCCGAAGAGCTGA
- the pcaF gene encoding 3-oxoadipyl-CoA thiolase, giving the protein MTDALIIDAVRTPIGRYAGALSGVRTDDLAAIPMKALMQRHPELDWSAIDDVILGCANQAGEDNRNVAHMASLLAGLPVSVPGTTLNRLCGSGLDAVGSAARALRCNEAGLMLAGGVESMSRAPFVMGKSEQAFGRSAEIFDTTIGWRFVNKLMKSQFGIDSMPETAENVAEQFNISRADQDAFALRSQHKAAAAQANGRLAKEIVPVEIPQRKGPAKLVEQDEHPRGDTTLEQLAKLGTPFREGGSVTAGNASGVNDGACALLMATPAAAARHGLKARARVVAMATAGVEPRIMGIGPVPATHKVLELAGLSLNEMDVIELNEAFAAQGLAVLRELGLADDDERVNPNGGAIALGHPLGMSGARLVTTALHELEERGGRYALCTMCIGVGQGIALIIERI; this is encoded by the coding sequence ATGACCGACGCCCTGATCATCGACGCCGTACGCACGCCCATTGGCCGTTACGCCGGCGCGCTGTCCGGCGTGCGTACCGACGATCTCGCGGCGATCCCGATGAAGGCCCTGATGCAGCGCCACCCGGAACTGGACTGGAGCGCCATCGACGACGTGATCCTCGGCTGCGCCAACCAGGCCGGCGAAGACAACCGCAACGTCGCCCACATGGCCTCACTGCTGGCCGGCCTGCCGGTGTCCGTGCCCGGCACCACCCTCAACCGCCTGTGCGGTTCGGGCCTGGACGCCGTGGGCAGTGCCGCCCGCGCCCTGCGCTGCAACGAGGCCGGACTGATGCTCGCCGGCGGCGTGGAATCCATGTCCCGCGCACCCTTCGTCATGGGCAAGTCGGAACAGGCGTTTGGCCGCAGCGCGGAAATCTTCGACACCACCATTGGCTGGCGCTTCGTCAACAAGCTGATGAAGAGCCAGTTCGGCATCGATTCGATGCCGGAAACCGCGGAGAACGTCGCCGAACAGTTCAATATCAGCCGCGCCGACCAGGACGCCTTCGCCCTGCGCAGCCAGCACAAGGCCGCCGCGGCGCAAGCCAATGGCCGCCTGGCAAAGGAAATCGTCCCGGTGGAAATTCCCCAGCGCAAGGGCCCGGCCAAGCTGGTCGAGCAGGATGAACACCCGCGCGGCGACACCACCCTGGAACAGCTCGCCAAGCTGGGCACGCCCTTCCGCGAAGGCGGCAGCGTCACCGCCGGCAATGCCTCGGGCGTCAACGACGGCGCCTGCGCCCTGCTGATGGCAACTCCGGCTGCCGCCGCGCGCCACGGCCTGAAGGCCCGAGCCCGCGTGGTCGCGATGGCCACCGCCGGCGTCGAACCACGCATCATGGGCATCGGCCCGGTGCCGGCGACGCACAAGGTGCTGGAACTGGCCGGCCTGTCGCTGAACGAGATGGACGTGATCGAGCTGAACGAAGCCTTCGCCGCCCAGGGCCTCGCCGTACTGCGCGAACTGGGGCTGGCGGACGACGACGAGCGAGTGAACCCCAACGGCGGCGCCATCGCCCTTGGCCACCCGCTGGGCATGAGCGGCGCACGCCTGGTCACCACCGCCCTGCACGAACTGGAAGAGCGCGGCGGACGCTACGCCCTGTGCACCATGTGCATCGGCGTCGGCCAGGGCATCGCCCTGATCATCGAGCGGATCTAG
- the paaI gene encoding hydroxyphenylacetyl-CoA thioesterase PaaI has protein sequence MTDPTQLARDCAEAMYERDQATRRMGIQLLDAGPGSAKLSMRVREDMIQGHGTCHGGYLFALADSAFAFACNSYNDATVAIGCNIDYVAPAREGDELFASAFEQSRNGRTGNYDVRIENSQGRLIALFHGKSYKVRGTVLAQETSE, from the coding sequence ATGACTGACCCCACCCAACTGGCACGCGACTGCGCCGAGGCCATGTACGAGCGCGACCAGGCCACCCGACGCATGGGCATCCAACTGCTGGATGCCGGCCCTGGCAGCGCGAAACTGTCGATGCGCGTGCGCGAGGACATGATCCAGGGCCACGGCACCTGCCACGGCGGCTACCTGTTCGCCCTCGCCGACTCGGCCTTCGCCTTTGCCTGCAACAGCTACAACGACGCCACCGTCGCCATCGGCTGCAACATCGACTACGTGGCGCCCGCGCGCGAAGGCGACGAACTGTTCGCCAGTGCGTTCGAGCAGAGCCGCAACGGCCGCACCGGCAACTACGACGTGCGCATCGAGAATTCCCAGGGCCGGTTGATCGCTCTGTTCCACGGCAAATCCTACAAAGTGCGCGGCACCGTGCTGGCGCAGGAGACATCCGAATGA
- the paaH gene encoding 3-hydroxyacyl-CoA dehydrogenase PaaH, with the protein MSALSKDAKVAVIGAGAMGAGIAQVAALAGHPVKLHDNRPGAAAQAIDGIDRQLGRLVEKGKLDAAARGAIAARLQPVESIEALADSALVIEAIVENLEIKRSLLQQLETLCGENCILASNTSSLSITSLAAGLKRPQRVAGMHFFNPAPLMALVEVVSGLATDPAVAASLYATSVAWGKKPVHTRSTPGFIVNRVARPFYAESLRLLQEGAADCATLDALMRDAGGFRMGAFELTDLIGHDVNYAVTCSVFAAYYGDFRFQPSLIQKELVDAGRLGRKSGHGFYDYAEGAERPQPASLSSAASIAPCVLEGDLGVAQPLVQRLKDAGIEITQRAGSGLLRVGDAVLALSDGRLASQRAREDGLRNLVLIDLALGYSKASRLGISASADTSPEALDQVVALLAKAGITTSRLSDTPGLAVLRTVAMLANEGADAVLHGVGSAGDIDLAMRAGVNYPQGPLAWAEQIGIGNLLRVLDNLNAAYGEDRYRPSLLLRRLHAERRTFHD; encoded by the coding sequence ATGAGCGCACTTTCGAAAGACGCAAAAGTCGCGGTGATCGGCGCCGGCGCGATGGGAGCCGGCATCGCCCAGGTAGCCGCCCTGGCCGGCCATCCGGTCAAGCTCCACGACAACCGCCCCGGCGCAGCCGCCCAGGCCATCGACGGCATCGACCGCCAACTCGGCCGCCTGGTGGAGAAAGGCAAGCTCGACGCCGCCGCGCGCGGTGCCATCGCCGCGCGCCTGCAGCCGGTGGAATCCATCGAGGCACTGGCCGACTCGGCACTGGTGATCGAGGCCATCGTCGAGAACCTGGAGATCAAGCGCAGCCTGCTCCAACAGTTGGAAACGCTGTGCGGTGAGAACTGCATCCTCGCCAGCAATACCTCCTCGCTGTCGATCACCAGCCTCGCCGCCGGCCTGAAGCGCCCGCAGCGCGTCGCCGGCATGCACTTCTTCAACCCCGCGCCGCTGATGGCCCTGGTGGAAGTCGTCTCCGGCCTGGCCACCGATCCGGCGGTGGCCGCCAGCCTGTACGCCACCTCAGTGGCGTGGGGCAAAAAGCCGGTCCACACCCGGTCGACCCCCGGCTTCATCGTCAACCGCGTGGCGCGCCCGTTCTACGCCGAGAGCCTGCGCCTGCTGCAGGAAGGCGCAGCCGATTGCGCGACGCTGGATGCGCTGATGCGCGATGCCGGCGGCTTCCGCATGGGCGCCTTCGAGTTGACCGACCTGATCGGCCATGACGTCAACTACGCCGTCACCTGCTCGGTGTTCGCCGCCTACTACGGCGACTTCCGCTTCCAGCCATCGCTGATCCAGAAAGAACTGGTGGATGCCGGTCGCCTCGGTCGCAAGAGCGGGCACGGCTTCTACGACTACGCCGAAGGCGCCGAGCGCCCGCAGCCGGCAAGCCTGAGCAGCGCTGCCAGCATCGCTCCATGTGTACTGGAAGGCGACCTGGGCGTCGCCCAACCACTGGTACAACGCCTGAAAGACGCCGGCATAGAGATCACTCAACGCGCCGGCAGCGGCCTGCTGCGCGTGGGCGATGCGGTGCTGGCACTCTCCGATGGTCGCCTCGCCAGCCAGCGAGCCAGGGAAGACGGCCTGCGCAACCTGGTGCTGATCGACCTCGCGCTGGGCTACAGCAAGGCTTCGCGCCTGGGCATTTCCGCTTCGGCGGATACCAGCCCCGAAGCGCTCGACCAGGTCGTCGCCCTGCTGGCCAAGGCCGGCATTACCACCAGCCGTCTGAGCGACACACCCGGCCTCGCCGTGCTGCGCACCGTCGCCATGCTCGCCAATGAAGGCGCCGACGCGGTGTTGCACGGCGTGGGCAGCGCCGGCGACATCGACCTTGCCATGCGCGCCGGCGTCAATTACCCGCAAGGTCCGCTGGCCTGGGCCGAGCAGATCGGCATCGGCAACCTGCTGCGGGTGCTCGACAACCTGAATGCCGCGTATGGCGAGGACCGCTATCGCCCTTCCCTGCTGCTGCGCCGCTTGCACGCCGAGAGGAGAACCTTCCATGACTGA
- the paaG gene encoding 2-(1,2-epoxy-1,2-dihydrophenyl)acetyl-CoA isomerase PaaG, whose product MNFEHILFSIEDGVALLSLNRPEQLNSFNAAMHSEVREALMLARQSPEARVLLLTGEGRGFCAGQDLSDRNVAPGAEMPDLGQSIEQFYNPLIRALRDMPLPVICAVNGVAAGAGANIPLACDLVLAARSASFIQAFCKIGLIPDSGGTWTLPRLVGMARAKALALLGNRLSAEQAEQWGLIYQVVDDASLRDEALKLARHLATQPTYGLALIKRSLNASLNNSFDEQLELERDLQRLAGRSDDYREGVSAFMEKRTPSFKGR is encoded by the coding sequence ATGAACTTCGAACACATCCTGTTTTCCATCGAGGACGGCGTAGCCCTCCTCAGCCTGAACCGCCCGGAACAGCTCAACAGCTTCAATGCCGCCATGCACAGCGAGGTGCGCGAAGCGCTCATGCTGGCGAGGCAGAGCCCGGAAGCCCGCGTCCTGCTGCTGACCGGCGAAGGCCGAGGCTTCTGCGCAGGGCAAGACCTGTCCGACCGCAACGTCGCCCCTGGCGCCGAGATGCCCGACCTCGGGCAGTCCATCGAACAGTTCTACAACCCGCTGATCCGCGCGCTGCGCGACATGCCGCTGCCGGTCATCTGCGCGGTCAATGGCGTGGCCGCCGGCGCCGGCGCGAACATTCCGCTGGCCTGCGACCTGGTGCTGGCGGCGCGCTCCGCCAGCTTCATCCAGGCGTTCTGCAAGATCGGCCTGATCCCGGACTCCGGCGGCACCTGGACCCTGCCGCGCCTGGTCGGCATGGCCCGCGCCAAGGCGCTCGCACTGCTGGGCAATCGCCTGTCCGCCGAGCAGGCCGAGCAATGGGGCCTGATCTACCAGGTAGTGGACGACGCCAGCCTGCGCGATGAAGCCCTCAAGCTCGCCCGCCACCTGGCCACTCAGCCCACCTACGGCCTGGCCCTGATCAAGCGCAGCCTCAATGCCAGCCTGAACAACAGCTTCGACGAGCAACTGGAGCTGGAACGCGACCTGCAGCGTCTGGCCGGACGCAGCGACGATTACCGAGAGGGCGTTTCCGCCTTCATGGAAAAACGCACCCCCAGCTTCAAGGGCCGCTGA
- the paaF gene encoding 2,3-dehydroadipyl-CoA hydratase PaaF yields MSRTLAVHTPEAGVRLITLQRPEALNALNTELLGELAAELDAAERDPEVRVVVLTGSRKAFAAGADIKEMAERDLVGILNDPRVSHWQRIAAFSKPLIAAVNGFALGGGCELAMHADILIAGDDARFGQPEINLGIMPGAGGTQRLLRAVGKPLAMQMVLTGEAIDARHAQRAGLVSEVTQPEFTVERALAVARSIAAKAPLAVRLAKEALLKAQDTDLASGLRFERHAFTLLAGTADRDEGIRAFQEKRKPAYQGC; encoded by the coding sequence ATGTCTCGCACCCTTGCCGTTCATACACCTGAAGCCGGCGTCCGCCTGATCACCCTGCAGCGCCCGGAAGCGCTCAACGCCCTCAATACCGAGCTGCTCGGCGAGCTGGCGGCGGAACTCGACGCCGCCGAGCGGGACCCGGAAGTCCGGGTCGTGGTGCTCACCGGCAGCCGCAAGGCATTTGCCGCCGGTGCCGACATCAAGGAGATGGCCGAGCGCGATCTGGTCGGCATCCTCAATGATCCACGCGTCAGCCACTGGCAACGCATCGCCGCCTTCTCCAAGCCGCTGATCGCCGCGGTCAACGGCTTCGCCCTGGGCGGCGGCTGCGAACTGGCCATGCACGCCGACATCCTCATCGCCGGCGACGACGCCCGCTTCGGCCAGCCGGAAATCAACCTCGGCATCATGCCAGGCGCCGGAGGCACCCAGCGCCTGCTGCGCGCGGTCGGCAAGCCGCTGGCCATGCAGATGGTGCTGACGGGCGAAGCCATCGACGCCCGCCATGCCCAGCGCGCCGGCCTGGTCAGCGAAGTCACCCAACCCGAATTCACCGTCGAGCGTGCCCTTGCGGTCGCCCGCAGCATCGCCGCCAAGGCACCGCTAGCCGTGCGCCTGGCCAAGGAAGCTCTGCTCAAGGCCCAGGACACCGACCTGGCCAGCGGCCTGCGCTTCGAACGCCACGCCTTCACCCTGCTGGCCGGCACCGCCGACCGCGACGAAGGCATCCGCGCCTTCCAGGAAAAACGCAAACCGGCCTACCAGGGCTGCTGA